The proteins below are encoded in one region of Ornithinimicrobium avium:
- a CDS encoding (Fe-S)-binding protein, producing MDTLQVIAIVVAGLLTLAAVALFVRTIAGFVTKFRLGQPEGRTDEPGTRTVTLVREFLGHTRMARKPVVAVAHWFVMVSFGLLVLTLVTAYGQLFDPEFALPVIGHWPPYEWIAELFGWAAVVGILVLIVVRQLRHPRGEGRRSRFWGSTFWEAYFVEAVILGVGVCIVLLRGMEYALGRAEGEPWATLAHFPLTGWVGSLFSGMSAAALGTAIVVVALVKIVISMTWMLTVALVPTMSIAWHRFLAFFNIWFKRHPDGRTSLAELAPISVGGEPVDFEAIEDLDEDAALGAGKVEDFTWKGLLDFSTCTECGRCQEQCPAWNTDKPLSPKMMVINLRNHHHAKAPWLLADEEHREAAATAFAELGDGPRPDALHGIPTSAVEAAQRELVGATEGDPTVPSGGAVIDPDVLWSCTTCGACVEQCPVDIEHVDRIVDMRRYQTLIESAFPTELGGLFKNLENKGNPWGMNARLRMDWAKDLPFEVPMAGGDVEDMAEVDYLFWVGCAGAFEDRAKKTTRAVAELLHTAGVSFAVLGDGETCTGDPARRAGNEFLFQMLAMQNVEVLKEVNATKIVVTCAHCFNTIKNEYPQVGGQFEVVHHTQLLNKLVREKRLTPVHRPDAADTSGVASTASTVTYHDPCYLGRHNQVYAPPRELLGALPGVEMREMPRHGEKSFCCGAGGARMWMEEKLGTRINLNRTEEALATGADRIAIGCPFCRVMLSDGLTEKQSQGAREEVEVVDVAQMLLAAVRRGQEPEAAEEETPEPVA from the coding sequence ATGGACACCCTCCAGGTCATCGCCATCGTCGTCGCGGGCCTCCTCACCCTGGCCGCGGTCGCGCTGTTCGTCCGCACGATCGCCGGCTTCGTGACGAAGTTCCGTCTCGGTCAGCCCGAGGGGCGCACCGACGAGCCGGGCACCCGGACGGTGACGCTGGTCCGGGAGTTCCTCGGCCACACCAGGATGGCCCGCAAGCCGGTCGTCGCGGTGGCGCACTGGTTCGTCATGGTCAGCTTCGGCCTGCTCGTGCTCACCCTGGTCACCGCCTACGGCCAGCTCTTCGACCCGGAGTTCGCGCTCCCGGTCATCGGCCACTGGCCCCCCTACGAGTGGATCGCCGAGCTCTTCGGCTGGGCCGCCGTGGTCGGGATCCTCGTGCTCATCGTGGTCCGCCAGCTGCGCCACCCGCGTGGCGAGGGCCGCCGCTCGCGGTTCTGGGGGTCCACGTTCTGGGAGGCCTACTTCGTCGAGGCGGTCATCCTCGGCGTGGGCGTGTGCATCGTCCTCCTGCGGGGTATGGAGTACGCGCTCGGCCGGGCGGAGGGCGAACCCTGGGCCACGCTGGCGCACTTCCCGCTGACCGGATGGGTGGGCTCCCTCTTCTCCGGGATGTCGGCCGCCGCGCTCGGCACCGCCATCGTCGTCGTCGCGCTGGTCAAGATCGTCATCTCGATGACCTGGATGCTCACCGTGGCGCTCGTGCCCACGATGAGCATCGCCTGGCACCGGTTCCTGGCCTTCTTCAACATCTGGTTCAAGCGGCACCCCGACGGTCGCACCAGCCTGGCCGAGCTGGCGCCGATCTCGGTCGGCGGCGAGCCGGTCGACTTCGAGGCGATCGAGGACCTGGACGAGGACGCAGCCCTGGGCGCCGGCAAGGTCGAGGACTTCACCTGGAAGGGCCTGCTCGACTTCTCCACCTGCACCGAGTGCGGCCGCTGCCAGGAGCAGTGCCCGGCGTGGAACACCGACAAGCCGCTGTCGCCGAAGATGATGGTCATCAACCTGCGCAACCACCACCACGCCAAGGCGCCCTGGCTGCTGGCCGACGAGGAGCACCGCGAGGCAGCGGCCACCGCCTTCGCCGAGCTCGGCGACGGACCGAGGCCGGACGCGCTGCACGGCATACCCACCTCGGCCGTCGAGGCGGCCCAGCGCGAGCTGGTGGGAGCCACCGAGGGAGACCCGACGGTCCCCAGCGGCGGCGCGGTCATCGACCCGGACGTCCTCTGGTCGTGCACGACCTGCGGCGCCTGCGTGGAGCAGTGCCCCGTCGACATCGAGCACGTCGACCGGATCGTGGACATGCGCCGCTACCAGACCCTCATCGAGTCGGCCTTCCCCACCGAGCTGGGCGGGCTGTTCAAGAACCTCGAGAACAAGGGCAACCCGTGGGGCATGAACGCCCGGCTGCGGATGGACTGGGCCAAGGACCTGCCCTTCGAGGTCCCGATGGCCGGGGGCGACGTCGAGGACATGGCCGAGGTCGACTACCTGTTCTGGGTCGGCTGCGCGGGCGCCTTCGAGGACCGCGCCAAGAAGACCACCCGCGCGGTGGCCGAGCTGCTGCACACGGCGGGCGTCTCCTTCGCGGTCCTGGGCGACGGCGAGACCTGCACCGGCGACCCGGCTCGGCGCGCCGGCAACGAGTTCCTCTTCCAGATGCTGGCGATGCAGAACGTCGAGGTCCTCAAGGAGGTCAACGCGACCAAGATCGTGGTGACCTGCGCGCACTGCTTCAACACCATCAAGAACGAGTACCCCCAGGTCGGGGGCCAGTTCGAGGTCGTCCACCACACCCAGCTGCTCAACAAGCTGGTGCGCGAGAAGCGACTGACCCCGGTGCACCGCCCGGACGCTGCCGACACCTCCGGCGTCGCCTCGACGGCGTCCACGGTGACCTACCACGACCCGTGCTACCTGGGTCGGCACAACCAGGTCTACGCCCCGCCGCGCGAGCTGCTCGGCGCGCTGCCCGGCGTGGAGATGCGCGAGATGCCGCGCCACGGGGAGAAGTCCTTCTGCTGCGGCGCCGGCGGCGCCCGCATGTGGATGGAGGAGAAGCTCGGCACCCGGATCAACCTCAACCGCACCGAGGAGGCGCTGGCCACCGGCGCGGACCGGATCGCGATCGGCTGCCCGTTCTGCCGGGTCATGCTCTCCGACGGGCTGACCGAGAAGCAGTCGCAGGGCGCGCGCGAGGAGGTCGAGGTCGTCGACGTCGCACAGATGCTGCTCGCCGCGGTCCGGCGCGGCCAGGAGCCGGAGGCCGCCGAGGAGGAGACTCCCGAGCCGGTCGCCTGA
- the cysK gene encoding cysteine synthase A → MPVHDDITQTIGRTPLVRLNRLTEGLPEGTRVLVKLESANPAGSVKDRIGGSIIDAAVASGELKPGGTIVEGTSGNTGIALAMVGAARGFRVVLAMPDTMSKERRALLRAYGAELVLTPGAEGMKGAVAKAEEIAAAEGGVRARQFANPANVQVHHDTTGPEIWEDTGGQIDAFVAGVGTGGTLTGAGGYLKEQKGDLHLVAVEPSDSPILAGGQPGPHKIQGLGANFVPEILDTQLYDEVIGAGLEDSVSTARALATKEGILSGISAGANVWAALQVARRPEFAGKTIVSVVCDVGERYLSTVLFEGLTD, encoded by the coding sequence GTGCCCGTCCACGACGACATCACCCAGACGATCGGCCGGACCCCGCTGGTCCGCCTCAACCGCCTCACCGAGGGACTTCCCGAGGGCACCCGCGTGCTGGTCAAGCTCGAGTCGGCCAACCCCGCGGGCTCGGTCAAGGACCGGATCGGCGGCTCCATCATCGACGCGGCCGTGGCCAGCGGCGAGCTGAAGCCGGGCGGCACGATCGTCGAGGGCACCTCGGGCAACACCGGGATCGCGCTGGCGATGGTCGGGGCGGCCCGCGGCTTCCGGGTGGTGCTCGCCATGCCGGACACGATGAGCAAGGAGCGCCGCGCGCTGCTGCGCGCCTACGGGGCCGAGCTGGTCCTCACCCCCGGTGCAGAGGGCATGAAGGGCGCGGTGGCCAAGGCCGAGGAGATCGCCGCGGCCGAGGGCGGGGTCAGGGCGCGGCAGTTCGCCAACCCGGCCAACGTGCAGGTCCACCACGACACCACCGGCCCGGAGATCTGGGAGGACACCGGCGGTCAGATCGACGCCTTCGTGGCGGGGGTGGGGACCGGCGGCACGCTCACCGGGGCCGGCGGCTACCTCAAGGAGCAGAAGGGCGACCTCCACCTCGTCGCCGTCGAGCCGTCCGACAGCCCGATCCTGGCCGGCGGCCAGCCCGGCCCGCACAAGATCCAGGGCCTGGGCGCCAACTTCGTCCCGGAGATCCTCGACACGCAGCTCTACGACGAGGTGATCGGCGCCGGCCTGGAGGACTCCGTGAGCACCGCCCGCGCACTGGCCACCAAGGAGGGCATCCTCAGCGGCATCTCGGCCGGCGCCAACGTCTGGGCGGCGCTGCAGGTCGCCCGACGGCCGGAGTTCGCAGGCAAGACGATCGTCTCCGTGGTCTGCGACGTCGGCGAGCGCTACCTGTCCACGGTGCTGTTCGAGGGGCTGACCGACTGA